The Gymnodinialimonas sp. 57CJ19 genome includes a window with the following:
- the gcvH gene encoding glycine cleavage system protein GcvH — MKFTEEHEWLSADGNVITVGITEHAATQLGDVVYVELPEVETQVSKGDEIVVIESVKAASDIISPLDGEIIEVNDALADKPALVNEDAMGEAWFFKIKVESADALDEYMSEDEYKDLIAE; from the coding sequence ATGAAATTTACCGAAGAACACGAATGGCTCAGCGCTGACGGCAATGTCATCACCGTCGGCATCACCGAGCACGCCGCGACCCAGCTTGGGGATGTGGTCTACGTCGAACTGCCCGAAGTCGAGACGCAAGTTTCCAAAGGCGATGAGATCGTAGTGATCGAATCCGTCAAAGCGGCTTCTGACATCATCTCACCGCTGGATGGCGAGATCATCGAGGTGAACGACGCTCTGGCCGACAAACCCGCTTTGGTAAACGAAGACGCCATGGGGGAAGCGTGGTTCTTCAAGATCAAGGTCGAATCCGCCGATGCATTGGACGAATACATGTCCGAGGACGAGTACAAGGACTTGATCGCGGAATAG
- the gcvT gene encoding glycine cleavage system aminomethyltransferase GcvT has product MATDDLKTLVLAELHGELGAKFVPFAGYSMPVQYPLGVMGEHQWTRKNAGLFDVSHMGQVMLPMGAVEALESLVPVDVAGLAEGRQRYGFFTNDAGGVLDDLMIARVPEGLFLVVNAGCKDADIAHMRAHIDGVTVIEGRALLALQGPKAEAALSALLPDAAKMAFMDSSCLDWNGTEVWISRSGYTGEDGFEVSIPDEQSEAFARALLADERVQPIGLGARDSLRLEAGLPLYGQDLSPTISPIEAGQAWAIGKVRRPGGDRAGGFPGADVILPQLGGNAPRRRVGLLPEGRAPMRAGVQIFASPEADAPIGEITSGGFGPTLGAPMALALIDAATPRNIPLFGEVRGKRLPVTQTKLPFTPPGYKR; this is encoded by the coding sequence ATGGCGACGGATGATCTGAAGACATTGGTACTGGCAGAGTTGCACGGCGAATTGGGCGCAAAGTTTGTGCCGTTCGCGGGCTATTCCATGCCGGTGCAATATCCTTTGGGCGTGATGGGTGAACACCAATGGACCCGCAAAAATGCGGGCCTGTTTGATGTCAGTCACATGGGGCAGGTGATGCTGCCCATGGGGGCTGTGGAAGCGCTGGAGAGCCTTGTGCCTGTGGATGTGGCCGGGCTGGCCGAGGGCCGCCAACGCTACGGCTTTTTCACCAATGACGCAGGCGGCGTGCTGGACGATTTGATGATCGCTCGCGTGCCAGAAGGGTTGTTTCTGGTCGTGAACGCGGGCTGCAAGGATGCCGACATCGCGCATATGCGCGCCCATATCGACGGGGTCACGGTGATCGAAGGGCGCGCGCTTCTGGCGCTGCAAGGCCCCAAGGCCGAGGCCGCCTTGTCGGCGTTACTGCCGGACGCGGCGAAGATGGCCTTCATGGACAGCAGCTGCCTGGACTGGAACGGCACCGAGGTCTGGATCAGCCGATCCGGCTACACCGGCGAAGACGGGTTCGAGGTTTCGATCCCGGATGAGCAGTCCGAGGCCTTCGCCCGCGCGCTTCTAGCCGATGAACGGGTGCAGCCCATCGGCTTAGGCGCCCGCGACAGCTTGCGGCTGGAGGCGGGCCTGCCCCTCTACGGCCAAGACCTGTCACCAACAATCAGCCCGATCGAGGCCGGGCAGGCATGGGCCATCGGCAAGGTGCGTCGCCCCGGCGGCGACCGCGCGGGCGGCTTTCCCGGCGCCGATGTGATCTTGCCACAACTGGGCGGCAACGCCCCGCGCCGCCGTGTGGGCCTTCTGCCCGAAGGCCGCGCCCCCATGCGTGCTGGCGTGCAGATCTTCGCCAGCCCCGAAGCCGACGCCCCGATCGGAGAGATCACCTCGGGTGGCTTCGGCCCCACCCTTGGCGCACCGATGGCGCTGGCCCTTATTGACGCAGCCACCCCGCGCAATATCCCCCTGTTCGGCGAGGTGCGCGGCAAACGCTTGCCCGTGACCCAGACAAAACTGCCTTTCACCCCTCCCGGCTACAAACGCTGA
- a CDS encoding gamma-glutamylcyclotransferase family protein, with protein MTTPYFFGYGSLVNRKTHDSPHALPAQVRGWRRVWKGTKLRNLAYLTVERDSSAVTHGLIAAVPGADWAALDEREAAYARHRVEQISHNHADPLDVQIYAVEPQHQDAGVYPILLSYLDTVIQGFLAEFGEAGAEAFFKDTRGWQMPIRDDRHDPVYPRVTVLTPGERAFVDENLTRLRA; from the coding sequence ATGACGACCCCGTACTTTTTTGGCTATGGCAGCCTGGTGAACCGTAAAACCCACGACTCCCCCCATGCGTTGCCCGCGCAGGTGCGCGGATGGCGGCGGGTATGGAAGGGCACGAAACTGCGCAATCTGGCCTATCTGACGGTGGAGCGTGATTCGTCCGCCGTGACCCATGGGCTGATCGCGGCCGTTCCCGGCGCCGATTGGGCCGCGCTGGATGAGAGGGAAGCGGCCTATGCCCGACACCGGGTTGAGCAAATCAGCCACAACCATGCAGACCCGTTGGATGTGCAAATTTATGCGGTCGAGCCGCAGCACCAGGATGCGGGCGTATACCCGATCCTTCTGAGCTACCTTGATACGGTGATCCAGGGCTTCCTGGCAGAGTTCGGAGAAGCCGGTGCGGAAGCGTTTTTCAAAGACACGCGCGGCTGGCAGATGCCGATCCGTGACGACCGCCATGACCCTGTCTACCCTCGGGTCACGGTGCTGACGCCCGGCGAACGGGCCTTTGTGGATGAAAACCTGACCCGCCTGCGGGCCTAG
- a CDS encoding tellurite resistance TerB family protein, whose translation MPEHSFTPEDSLVAVMVGISVSDQTIRTSELLSIEQMVNYLPVFGAYDADRMRLVANIVFDLFEDEDGVDALFGLVKEDLPPHLYETAYALACDVAAADGKLAQAELRFLQEMRDSFNIDRLHAAAIERGARARHMTV comes from the coding sequence ATGCCCGAACATAGCTTCACCCCAGAAGATAGCCTTGTGGCCGTGATGGTCGGCATTTCCGTGTCCGACCAGACAATCCGCACGTCCGAGTTGCTCTCGATCGAACAGATGGTGAACTATTTGCCTGTATTCGGGGCTTATGACGCGGATCGGATGCGGTTGGTGGCGAACATCGTCTTTGATCTGTTCGAGGATGAAGACGGGGTGGACGCGCTCTTTGGTCTGGTGAAGGAAGACTTGCCGCCGCATCTCTATGAGACAGCCTATGCATTGGCCTGTGACGTGGCCGCAGCCGATGGAAAACTGGCGCAGGCGGAACTGCGTTTCCTTCAGGAAATGCGCGATTCCTTCAACATTGACCGCCTCCACGCTGCCGCCATCGAACGCGGCGCCCGTGCCCGTCACATGACGGTATAG
- a CDS encoding lysine--tRNA ligase, with protein MTDLRDAAMTSKAWPFEEARRVLKRFEKAPPEKGYALFETGYGPSGLPHIGTFGEVLRTTMIRRAFEVISDIPTKMICFSDDLDGMRKVPGNVPNSESLKPHLQRPLTAVPDPFGTHESFGHHNNAMLRRFLDTFGFEYDFISATEFYQSGQFDEVLKRAVERYDDIMKVMLKSLREERQQTYSIFLPIHPETGRVLYVPMKSVNAADHTITFDDEDGREWTLPVTGGNVKLQWKPDFGARWAALGVDFEMFGKDHSTNAPIYSRICEILGTKAPETYTYELFLDEGGQKISKTSGNGISIDEWLTYASTESLSYFMYGKPKTAKRMHFDVIPKAVDEYHQQLRAYADQDTAKRLANPVYHIHGHNVPTSTMIVSFAMLLNLASVASAEDKEGLWGFIRRYAPDASAETHPDLDQAAGFAVRYYNDFVKPTRVFRLADDKERAAMEDLAARLKAYDGPIEDEAIQTIVFAVGKDHGFEPLRDWFKALYEVCLGASQGPRFGGFIALYGIDETVKLIEDGLAGKLAG; from the coding sequence ATGACCGATCTGCGCGACGCTGCAATGACCTCCAAGGCTTGGCCCTTTGAAGAAGCGCGCCGTGTCTTGAAACGGTTCGAGAAGGCACCGCCCGAAAAGGGATACGCGTTGTTCGAGACAGGTTATGGCCCTTCGGGCCTGCCTCATATCGGCACGTTCGGTGAAGTGCTGCGCACGACGATGATCCGCCGCGCGTTCGAGGTAATCTCGGACATTCCCACCAAGATGATCTGTTTCTCGGACGATCTGGATGGGATGCGCAAAGTGCCGGGGAACGTGCCCAATTCCGAGAGCCTGAAACCGCACCTCCAGCGCCCGCTTACCGCCGTGCCCGACCCGTTCGGCACCCACGAAAGCTTCGGCCACCACAACAACGCCATGCTGCGCCGCTTTCTCGATACCTTCGGGTTCGAGTACGACTTCATCAGCGCCACAGAGTTCTACCAGTCCGGCCAGTTCGATGAGGTCTTGAAGCGGGCGGTGGAACGCTACGACGACATCATGAAAGTGATGCTGAAATCCCTGCGCGAAGAGCGCCAGCAGACCTATTCGATCTTCCTGCCAATCCACCCGGAAACAGGCCGCGTGCTCTATGTGCCGATGAAGTCGGTGAACGCCGCCGATCATACGATCACCTTCGACGACGAGGATGGGCGCGAATGGACTTTGCCGGTGACCGGCGGCAACGTGAAGCTGCAATGGAAGCCCGATTTCGGCGCTCGTTGGGCTGCCCTCGGCGTGGACTTCGAGATGTTCGGCAAGGACCATTCCACCAATGCGCCGATTTATTCGCGCATCTGCGAGATTCTCGGGACCAAAGCGCCCGAGACCTACACCTACGAGTTGTTCCTTGATGAAGGCGGCCAGAAGATTTCCAAGACTTCCGGCAACGGCATCAGCATTGATGAATGGCTGACCTATGCCTCGACCGAGTCGCTGTCGTATTTCATGTACGGCAAACCGAAGACGGCCAAGCGGATGCATTTCGACGTGATCCCCAAGGCGGTGGACGAATATCACCAACAGCTGCGCGCCTATGCCGACCAGGATACCGCCAAGCGCTTGGCAAACCCGGTCTATCATATCCACGGCCATAACGTGCCGACCTCGACCATGATTGTCAGCTTCGCGATGCTGCTGAACCTCGCGTCGGTCGCCTCGGCTGAGGATAAAGAGGGGCTGTGGGGCTTTATCCGCCGCTACGCGCCCGATGCCAGCGCCGAAACGCACCCCGATCTGGATCAAGCGGCAGGCTTTGCAGTGCGCTACTACAACGACTTCGTGAAACCCACACGGGTCTTCCGCCTGGCCGACGACAAAGAGCGGGCGGCGATGGAGGATCTGGCAGCGCGCCTGAAGGCCTATGACGGCCCGATCGAGGACGAGGCGATCCAGACCATCGTGTTTGCCGTGGGCAAGGATCACGGGTTCGAGCCTTTGCGCGATTGGTTCAAGGCGCTCTATGAGGTCTGCCTTGGGGCATCTCAGGGGCCGCGTTTCGGCGGGTTTATTGCTCTCTATGGTATTGATGAGACAGTGAAACTGATCGAGGACGGCTTGGCGGGCAAGCTGGCGGGCTGA